Genomic segment of Pseudothermotoga hypogea DSM 11164 = NBRC 106472:
GATTGGACTTTGAACGGATACAACGATGCCTTTTTCGCCCGTTCCTCTGGTAAAATCCATTCGGTGAGAACATGTGGATCTACGATGAAGGGTTGATCAGATCGCTCCTCGTTTCCATGATAATGCAATGGATCTTTTCGTTTGTCTTCCTCGCTGTAATGTACTTCGCTGGCGTAACGTGGTTCGTGTTGGTTTTCTTTTTGCCCATCATCGCTCTGACGAACATTTTCGAGACTTTACAGTACTTCGCTTACGCGAAAGGGATCTTCATCAGTGATTTCGAATTGGTCCTTCCAGGCGTTGGAAGAAGAAAATTCAACGCGCAGGAACTTGAAAAGATAATACTACCAAGAATGCAAAGTAAAGGCCGCTACTCAGCCACGTTCGTGTTCAAGAAAGGTTCGCGCAGTGTGATGTTTTCAACTTTGGAAAAGAGACAGGAAGTCGTTGAGCTGGTTTCAGATTTCTGCCCACACGTGCAGATCATCGACAAGTCCAAAAAATCACGCTGAACTCAGAGCTTCACATCTTTGAGCTTCTGTTGCGCCTTCACCACTGAGCTTATGACCCTGAGCATGGCGTTGAACTTCTCGTTGGCATTCTGCAAGACTCGGTAGGTCTCTTCAATGGACTCACCTTGTCTTTCGAAATTCTCTTGTGCCTCTTTGAACGTTTCACTGGTCTGAACGATCACATCAGCGTTTTGCCTCAAGAAAGACAGCATCTGCGCGGTGGAATTCTTGAAGACCTCAAAGATTTGACCAACCACTCTCAGACCCTCGATGGACTTCTCTATCATCTCACTGAGCTGTTGGACCTTCTTCGTTATCTCCTGCGCAGCAACACCCGACTCGGTGGCGAGCTTCTGTATCTCTGCTGCCACCACGGCAAAGCCTCTACCGAACTCACCAGCCCTCGCAGCCTCAATCGAAGCGTTCAGTGCCAACAACTTGGTCTGTTTCGCGATGGTGTTGATCTTCTCAACCATCGTTTGAGCTTCCCTGAAGCTCTCGATCGTCATAGAAGTTTGTTCCAGTGCACTTTCGAACTTCTCGCTCGCCTGTTCCAAGCTGGCACCAGACTGGGACAGCTGAGATTCCATCTGGCTACCGACTTTCTTTATGGCCTCGAAAGCCGACTCGAGCGCCTCACTGTCTCTGGAGAACTTCGTTTGCAGTTCCGACAGCTCTCCGCTCATCTTGGAAAATTTCTCCATCACCGAACCGATCTGCCTTTGAAGATCGAGAACCCTCGAGACGAGCGCTTCGTCCAGCTGATTCATGAAACTGGTCATCAAGTTTTCCGCAAAGAACGCAGAAGAAATTTTGTCAAAGGTCTTCTTGTCCAAGCTATCACTTCCCGTAGAATTGATCTATCAAGTCAACTCCACATTTGAGATCCCTGAGCCAATCGAAGAATTTTCGAACACAAGCGCCTTTCATCACTGCGCCATGCTGTGGTGCAATCTGTTGAATCTGCTTCTTCGAAACGATCTCTACCCATTTTCTGCATGCGACGCTGCTCGTCATGTACCTTCTGTGGAACAGTTCCATGTTCTTCACGTGCGATTCGAAATCTTCGGTCTCTCGATACCTCTTTCCAGCCGGAAAAACACAAGTACCGATGTCACCTGAGAAGAGTATCTTGGCAGTCGGATCGTACAACGTGAAATTCCCAGTTGAATGCAAATAGTGCGATGGTATCAACTCGAGTACATTTCCACTCTTGAGCCTGATAACATCCCCATGATCTGGTATGGCGACCACCCTTCTTTGATCGAACACCCCGAAGTGTGGCAAAAAGCGGATCCAGAGGTTCGAGATGTAGACTTTGCTGTTCTCGGCGATCGAGAGCCACAGGATGATACCACTCGTCACGTCGGGATCTTGGTGGGTGTAAAAGATGTGGGTTATTCTCGAGGGATCCACCACTTCGGAAACGTTCGCCAGCACTCTTGGAAACACGTGGGCACCACCTGGATCGAGCAAAACAGCTTCGTTTCCGTCGACTATCAAGTACTGGTTCGTCTGAACGATCTCTTCTTCCTTCTCTTCCCACCCAAGAAAGTAGAATTTGTGAGTTCCGTTGTCGAAGAGTAAGCTGTTCTGGATCATGAGAAATCTTCCTCCTCGATATAAATTATGCCACGTCGAGTCCTATCATCTCTCCCCAACGACCGTTCCAGGTATTCTGAGCTTTCTCTCCAACCACGCGAAGAAGAAAGATGAGATCCAAACGACTGTCAGATAGATCAGAGCGGTGATCAGATAAACTTTGAAGAACTCGAAGTTCCTGCTCGCGATGAACTTGGCTTGTGCCATCATCTCGGGTGCGCCTATGATGTAAGCCATGGAGGTGTACTTGAGCAGGTATATGAACTCGTTCGTCCAAGCTGGAATGACGCGTCTCAACGCTTGCGGTAGGATGATCAACCTCACCGCTTGCCACTTGCTCATCCCGATGGACAGAGCTGCCCTCATCTGTCCTGAACCTATCGACTGTATCGCACCCCTTATGTACTCAGCTTGATAAGCTGCACTGTTCATTGTGAAGCCGATGAGAGCCGCAACCAGCGGGGAAAACCTTATCCCATAGACTGGAAGACCGTAGTAGAGGATGAAGAGCTGAACAAGCATAGGAGTACCTCTTATGAGTTCTATGAACGTTGCGCTGAGAAAGCTCACCACTTTGTTGGCGTAAACACGCCAGACACACAGGAGCGTTCCAAACAGAAGTCCGAAGATCGCCGCGAAGGCGGTCATGTAGAATGTGACGATCAGACCGTTCAAAAGCTTTGGGATCGCTTGAACGAACACCTCGGCAAAACTCATCTTCTCTCCTCACCGTAAAGCTCTGTGAGCCTTCTGAGAAACTGTCTAGTCCTTTCAACCTTGGGATTCGTGAAGATCTCAGACGGAGGTCCCTGTTCGACGATCACACCGTTCTCCATGAACACGATCTCGTCCGCCACGCTCCTTGCAAATCCAAGCTCGTGAGTGACCACGAGCATCGTCATGCCACTCTTTGCAAGGTCTATCATGACCGAGAGCACCTCGCCTATCAACTCTGGATCCAAT
This window contains:
- a CDS encoding methyl-accepting chemotaxis protein codes for the protein MDKKTFDKISSAFFAENLMTSFMNQLDEALVSRVLDLQRQIGSVMEKFSKMSGELSELQTKFSRDSEALESAFEAIKKVGSQMESQLSQSGASLEQASEKFESALEQTSMTIESFREAQTMVEKINTIAKQTKLLALNASIEAARAGEFGRGFAVVAAEIQKLATESGVAAQEITKKVQQLSEMIEKSIEGLRVVGQIFEVFKNSTAQMLSFLRQNADVIVQTSETFKEAQENFERQGESIEETYRVLQNANEKFNAMLRVISSVVKAQQKLKDVKL
- a CDS encoding oxygen-binding di-iron domain-containing protein; translated protein: MIQNSLLFDNGTHKFYFLGWEEKEEEIVQTNQYLIVDGNEAVLLDPGGAHVFPRVLANVSEVVDPSRITHIFYTHQDPDVTSGIILWLSIAENSKVYISNLWIRFLPHFGVFDQRRVVAIPDHGDVIRLKSGNVLELIPSHYLHSTGNFTLYDPTAKILFSGDIGTCVFPAGKRYRETEDFESHVKNMELFHRRYMTSSVACRKWVEIVSKKQIQQIAPQHGAVMKGACVRKFFDWLRDLKCGVDLIDQFYGK
- a CDS encoding amino acid ABC transporter permease, producing MSFAEVFVQAIPKLLNGLIVTFYMTAFAAIFGLLFGTLLCVWRVYANKVVSFLSATFIELIRGTPMLVQLFILYYGLPVYGIRFSPLVAALIGFTMNSAAYQAEYIRGAIQSIGSGQMRAALSIGMSKWQAVRLIILPQALRRVIPAWTNEFIYLLKYTSMAYIIGAPEMMAQAKFIASRNFEFFKVYLITALIYLTVVWISSFFFAWLERKLRIPGTVVGER